In Felis catus isolate Fca126 chromosome C2, F.catus_Fca126_mat1.0, whole genome shotgun sequence, a single window of DNA contains:
- the METTL6 gene encoding tRNA N(3)-methylcytidine methyltransferase METTL6 isoform X1 — MASLQRKGLQARILSAEEEEKLKRDQALMSDFKQQKLEKEAQKNWDLFYKRNSTNFFKDRHWTTREFEELRSCREFEDQKLTVLEAGCGVGNCLFPLLEEDLNIFAYACDFSPRAVEYVKQNPLYDTERCKVFQCDLTKDDLLEHVPPESVDVVMLIFVLSAVHPDKMHLVLQNIYQVLKPGRSVLFRDYGLYDHAMLRFKAGSKLGENFYARQDGTRSYFFTDEFLAQLFTDTGYEEVVNEYVFRETVNKKEGLCVPRVFLQSKFRKCPKNPTPLTLGLGHKS, encoded by the exons ATGGCTTCTTTGCAAAGGAAAGGGCTGCAGGCAAGAATTCTCAGCGCTGAAGAAGAGGAGAAACTGAAAAGAGACCAGGCTTTAATGTCtgattttaaacagcaaaaactggaaaaagaggcTCAGAAGAACTGGGAccttttttacaaaagaaatagcACTAACTTCTTCAAAGATAGACACTGGACCACCAGAGAGTTTGAGGAACTCAGATCATGTAGAGAG TTTGAAGATCAAAAATTGACTGTGCTTGAAGCTGGCTGTGGTGTTGGGAACTGTTTATTCCCGCTTTTAGAAGAAGATCTGAATATCTTTGCCTATGCCTGTGACTTTTCTCCAAGAGCAGTTGAGTATGTCAAG CAAAATCCTTTATATGACACAGAAAGATGCAAGGTGTTCCAGTGTGATCTAACCAAAGATGACCTTCTGGAACATGTGCCCCCAGAGTCCGTGGATGTTGTCATGTTGATATTTGTCCTCTCTGCTGTTCACCCTGATAAGATGCACCTTGTCTTACAAAACATTTACCAG GTATTAAAACCAGGCAGAAGTGTCTTGTTTCGTGACTATGGGCTGTATGATCATGCCATGCTTAGGTTTAAAGCTGGCAGCAAACTTGGAGAAAACTTTTATGCTAGACAAGATGGAACCAGATCGTATTTTTTTACTGATG AATTCCTGGCTCAGCTCTTTACGGACACAGGTTACGAAGAAGTGGTGAATGAATATGTGTTTCGTGAGACGGTGAATAAAAAAGAAGGCCTGTGTGTGCCGAGGGTTTTTCTTCAGAGCAAATTCCGAAAGTGTCCTAAGAACCCAACACCCTTGACCCTGGGCCTGGGTCACAAGTCCTGA
- the METTL6 gene encoding tRNA N(3)-methylcytidine methyltransferase METTL6 isoform X3, which produces MASLQRKGLQARILSAEEEEKLKRDQALMSDFKQQKLEKEAQKNWDLFYKRNSTNFFKDRHWTTREFEELRSCREQNPLYDTERCKVFQCDLTKDDLLEHVPPESVDVVMLIFVLSAVHPDKMHLVLQNIYQVLKPGRSVLFRDYGLYDHAMLRFKAGSKLGENFYARQDGTRSYFFTDEFLAQLFTDTGYEEVVNEYVFRETVNKKEGLCVPRVFLQSKFRKCPKNPTPLTLGLGHKS; this is translated from the exons ATGGCTTCTTTGCAAAGGAAAGGGCTGCAGGCAAGAATTCTCAGCGCTGAAGAAGAGGAGAAACTGAAAAGAGACCAGGCTTTAATGTCtgattttaaacagcaaaaactggaaaaagaggcTCAGAAGAACTGGGAccttttttacaaaagaaatagcACTAACTTCTTCAAAGATAGACACTGGACCACCAGAGAGTTTGAGGAACTCAGATCATGTAGAGAG CAAAATCCTTTATATGACACAGAAAGATGCAAGGTGTTCCAGTGTGATCTAACCAAAGATGACCTTCTGGAACATGTGCCCCCAGAGTCCGTGGATGTTGTCATGTTGATATTTGTCCTCTCTGCTGTTCACCCTGATAAGATGCACCTTGTCTTACAAAACATTTACCAG GTATTAAAACCAGGCAGAAGTGTCTTGTTTCGTGACTATGGGCTGTATGATCATGCCATGCTTAGGTTTAAAGCTGGCAGCAAACTTGGAGAAAACTTTTATGCTAGACAAGATGGAACCAGATCGTATTTTTTTACTGATG AATTCCTGGCTCAGCTCTTTACGGACACAGGTTACGAAGAAGTGGTGAATGAATATGTGTTTCGTGAGACGGTGAATAAAAAAGAAGGCCTGTGTGTGCCGAGGGTTTTTCTTCAGAGCAAATTCCGAAAGTGTCCTAAGAACCCAACACCCTTGACCCTGGGCCTGGGTCACAAGTCCTGA
- the METTL6 gene encoding tRNA N(3)-methylcytidine methyltransferase METTL6 isoform X2, protein MASLQRKGLQARILSAEEEEKLKRDQALMSDFKQQKLEKEAQKNWDLFYKRNSTNFFKDRHWTTREFEELRSCREFEDQKLTVLEAGCGVGNCLFPLLEEDLNIFAYACDFSPRAQNPLYDTERCKVFQCDLTKDDLLEHVPPESVDVVMLIFVLSAVHPDKMHLVLQNIYQVLKPGRSVLFRDYGLYDHAMLRFKAGSKLGENFYARQDGTRSYFFTDEFLAQLFTDTGYEEVVNEYVFRETVNKKEGLCVPRVFLQSKFRKCPKNPTPLTLGLGHKS, encoded by the exons ATGGCTTCTTTGCAAAGGAAAGGGCTGCAGGCAAGAATTCTCAGCGCTGAAGAAGAGGAGAAACTGAAAAGAGACCAGGCTTTAATGTCtgattttaaacagcaaaaactggaaaaagaggcTCAGAAGAACTGGGAccttttttacaaaagaaatagcACTAACTTCTTCAAAGATAGACACTGGACCACCAGAGAGTTTGAGGAACTCAGATCATGTAGAGAG TTTGAAGATCAAAAATTGACTGTGCTTGAAGCTGGCTGTGGTGTTGGGAACTGTTTATTCCCGCTTTTAGAAGAAGATCTGAATATCTTTGCCTATGCCTGTGACTTTTCTCCAAGAGCA CAAAATCCTTTATATGACACAGAAAGATGCAAGGTGTTCCAGTGTGATCTAACCAAAGATGACCTTCTGGAACATGTGCCCCCAGAGTCCGTGGATGTTGTCATGTTGATATTTGTCCTCTCTGCTGTTCACCCTGATAAGATGCACCTTGTCTTACAAAACATTTACCAG GTATTAAAACCAGGCAGAAGTGTCTTGTTTCGTGACTATGGGCTGTATGATCATGCCATGCTTAGGTTTAAAGCTGGCAGCAAACTTGGAGAAAACTTTTATGCTAGACAAGATGGAACCAGATCGTATTTTTTTACTGATG AATTCCTGGCTCAGCTCTTTACGGACACAGGTTACGAAGAAGTGGTGAATGAATATGTGTTTCGTGAGACGGTGAATAAAAAAGAAGGCCTGTGTGTGCCGAGGGTTTTTCTTCAGAGCAAATTCCGAAAGTGTCCTAAGAACCCAACACCCTTGACCCTGGGCCTGGGTCACAAGTCCTGA
- the METTL6 gene encoding tRNA N(3)-methylcytidine methyltransferase METTL6 isoform X4 has product MASLQRKGLQARILSAEEEEKLKRDQALMSDFKQQKLEKEAQKNWDLFYKRNSTNFFKDRHWTTREFEELRSCREFEDQKLTVLEAGCGVGNCLFPLLEEDLNIFAYACDFSPRAVEYVKQNPLYDTERCKVFQCDLTKDDLLEHVPPESVDVVMLIFVLSAVHPDKMHLVLQNIYQNSWLSSLRTQVTKKW; this is encoded by the exons ATGGCTTCTTTGCAAAGGAAAGGGCTGCAGGCAAGAATTCTCAGCGCTGAAGAAGAGGAGAAACTGAAAAGAGACCAGGCTTTAATGTCtgattttaaacagcaaaaactggaaaaagaggcTCAGAAGAACTGGGAccttttttacaaaagaaatagcACTAACTTCTTCAAAGATAGACACTGGACCACCAGAGAGTTTGAGGAACTCAGATCATGTAGAGAG TTTGAAGATCAAAAATTGACTGTGCTTGAAGCTGGCTGTGGTGTTGGGAACTGTTTATTCCCGCTTTTAGAAGAAGATCTGAATATCTTTGCCTATGCCTGTGACTTTTCTCCAAGAGCAGTTGAGTATGTCAAG CAAAATCCTTTATATGACACAGAAAGATGCAAGGTGTTCCAGTGTGATCTAACCAAAGATGACCTTCTGGAACATGTGCCCCCAGAGTCCGTGGATGTTGTCATGTTGATATTTGTCCTCTCTGCTGTTCACCCTGATAAGATGCACCTTGTCTTACAAAACATTTACCAG AATTCCTGGCTCAGCTCTTTACGGACACAGGTTACGAAGAAGTGGTGA